GCTCTCTTCGATGTCTATCTATCTCCTCTTGTGCAACGTGCCTTTCCATTTTCAcatgttcatttttaatacTCATACTCTTTACCATCGATTTTTAtctcttgttatttttttgtttaacctAGTGTTATCTTACAATAACACATATTATCTTGTATGCTTATTTATCAGAAAAATCCTGAAATGGTTTTTGAAGGGAGcttatatattttctgtttataggttattaagtgttttaaattgttttgacaacaaaaaatgtcTCCTCTAATGGTAAACGCTCAAACGTTATGTATCATttgtcatatatattttgtgagTGTGacataacataaaaatctTATAACAATGCTTTTGTATAACGAAAATTCTTAATTAAACTCCATCATCAACAAAAGTATTATAtacatcattttattttattttattttagagaagaaaatgtaGTTTGAATATTAAGGAGTTAGGAATGTGATTAATAGAAAGAATGAGAATCATTTACTGCTTACAGCTCATAGAGACTATGAAGATTCCAATTATTACAAGTGAGATAGAGACGTACATAAGTTGAATTGTATTGTGCATTTTAGCATATAACCAAAGCATTCCACatgaaagatataaatataattacatatttGCATTAATGAATATTAACAAAACCTATCTCTctgtctatatatacacacacacacacacacatatatctCCTATCATTCATCGTACACACACACTCTCTATGACAAAGCTCCCCAACATGACGACAACACTCAACCATCTATTTGATCTGCCGGGGCAGATTTGCCATGTCCAGTGTGGTTTTTGCACCACTATTTTGCTGGTATACCTTAACTTCTTCTCTTATTCTCTCCCTTCCTTTCTCCCTTcctctctttatatatatgatcatgaGTTTAATGAGTGTAAATGTGTTGCAGGTGAGTGTACCGTTTACAAGCTTGTCAATGGTGGTGACTGTGAGATGTGGGCATTGCACAAGCCTTCTCTCTGTCAATTTGATGAAGGCTTCCTTCATTCCTCTCCATCTCCTTGCTTCTCTCTCCCATCTTGATGAGGTTTCCATAACATCTATACATAGACAAACACACACCATCTAAATAtgaccaatatatatatatatatacttacttttgattatatgtaaatatatgtgCAGACCGGGAAAGAGGAGGTTGCAGCTACAGATggtgtggaagaagaagcatggaAGGTGAATCAGGAGAAGGAGAACAGTCCAACGACTTTGGTTTCATCTTCAgacaatgaagatgaagatgtgTCTCGTGTTTACCAAGTTGTCAATAAACGTACGTTTGAGTATAAATTCAACTTAAACTTTAGTTTTGCGATTTCTCCTTTCATCAGTCGTCTAAttatgttttgagtttgtatatatatagcacCTGAGAAGCGACAAAGAGCTCCTTCAGCTTACAATTGCTTCATCAAGTAAGAAATAAATTCAACACATtacatgtgtatgtatattatatatattcttacaAATTTAACCACTTAAGGTTTTGAGTTTGTAAAATGGTTCTTCTTTGGGGGTTGTATTGGAGCAGGGAAGAGATCAGGAGGTTAAAGGCTCAGAATCCAAGCATGGCTCACAAGGAAGCTTTCAGCTTAGCTGCCAAAAATGTACTTAAGCTTAATTAGTCttaagatttaaaagaaaaccctaatatagttttcatctttttgttaGCTTAATTGACAGATCGAGTTAGCTAATAACAttttatgatttcaattttttgatTTGGGGATGGCGAAGTGGGCCCATTTTCCTCCAGCTCACAACAAGAGAGCTGCTTCAGATCAATGTTTTTGTGAGGAAGATAACAATGCGATACTACCATGCAATGTTTTTGAGGTAATCCTCAGCAaccatttatattttttaatcacttTCGCTTCAAAATCAATTACCATATTCTTGACAAGTAAACTCCACAACAAGTGTCATTTTCCAAAGCAAACCAAATAATTAAAGCATTAACTAGATCCAAATAGCATCGCTCTCAGTCAAAATTTCAGAACCCTAGCTAGACtaattatataaagagaaatcaTTTACTAATTATTAGAGTGAAAGCAAGGAGAAGGGTAAGTGAGATTGTGAGAATATATCATTGATCTTCAACTACTACAATGTGTGAAATTTATGACCTAAACCCTTTTATAGTATTGAAGCTTACACTGCACACAGTTTACTTTTATAGAAACCCATTCaactaatttaaaacattgaaGCTGAATATGTATAGTTTTCAATTAATATACCAAATAATTGTTGAAATGTTTGTGATGCAGGACCATGAAGAAAGCAATAATGGGTTCCGAGAGAGAAAGGCTCAGAGGCATTCCATTTGGGGAAAATCTCCATTTGAGTAATAACAATTTGGGATatgaaaatttaacaaaaaaataaataatggcGTATGACATGTGATGGTGACTCTTTTCTTCTAGGGTTTGATTATgttggtttagggtttctgttgttggagagagatagagagaagaagaatctgaaacgGAAGTAGGATTTGTGTGTGTTCGAGAAGAGTCCTTGGGAATGAGCGAGTTTGTTCAGTAATTTCGTAGTACTTGTCAACTTTGAACTTAATTTGAAGAGACATGCATTGactctataaaaaaaattctactTTTGCATTCATGACTACTCTTATTCCATGAATGTTTTAACATTCCATGAAACAGTACTTTAGTAAGAATCTTTGTTAACCTATCATAATAAAGATCCTTCTTGACTTCGCGCGCTCAATGCTTTTGTACGTACGATGGAGAAAAACacttactaaaaaaaaaacactttttgttttgacatttgACCTTTCtaagttactttttttttttgtcgtctgaaaatttattatagaGATTCCGGTGAAATACAAAAGTGAAATATAAAGCCGGCGGTTAACAAGTAACACCAGAAAACTAAGCCGACGATTAAAAGGATAGTCTTGGAAGCAAAACCCAAAGGAAAGGGAGACAACAAGGCAAAACAAACCTTACAAACAAAGCAAAGTTGCgaaactgaaacaaagaagcagaccaaaacaaccaaaattttaaacacaaCATCTCGTCAACCACATTACCAGACAAAGGAAAGGCAGAGCTTTACAACAAGCCACTCCGTAGGAGACAAGGAACTCCCAACCAAACGGACAGCGGTGCCACCTATTACGATGAAGACTACCTTACATAGAAGAGTTCCAAGGAATCCATACCGGCGAGAAGAACTAGGCCAAAGACGACAAGTCACACCTACACTCCCGGAATCGGCGAATTAAAGAATATGATTGTTTAGCGCCTCGAAGGAAACCAGCCAATGAACAGATGAGATCTCGATCAGATCTTTAGAGTAGAGACAAGGAGAGAACCAAATCAATTCGGACCAcaccgaaaaagaaaaacgggAGGAGATCGAACCGGACAGAAACGAAAGCAACCACCAAGCCTGGTAAGAGGCTAAACGAGAAGAAGGCTAAAACATGACCGGATCAAGAGGCGCTACTAGCAACATAGACCAACccacaaaaacaacataagcCATCTAAGAACCATTCGAAAATCCCTACACCACAACGCACATAAACTAAGTAAAAGCAACATAAACTTTACAACAGAGCAAGAGACGCATAGCTCCGGCGCTATGGAAGCCACCAAAGCCAGCCAACGCAAACTGAGATCTAGATCTACTTTTAGAGAGAATGAAGAGGTTTTAGAGTCCTCCATTCTTtacacaaattattattaatttgatcTTTCTAAGTTActagtatataaaatatataaccatCAATATTCACGAAACAAGAAAGCTAAAGAAATCAATTTCCATGATTGAAGTTACTTTGACAGTATAAATTACTTCATCCTAAACTATATTAACAtgcacttttttcttttagcttaAAAAACCAGAGCAAGTCTGATCTTGCAAATGCATGAAAATCAAGAGTTGGATCTATCGGAATCCTTTATTATATCATTGACTTTTTTTGCAGTAAACTGCCAGTGGATCTCATGAATCTAAAGAAACcatagttaaaacttaaaccTGAACCGATCAAAAATTAAACTCGTTAGTCTTTTGTCACGGCGAGGGgataataagaagaaaaaaattatatcagaAGAGTGTTTTTTTTCGGATAAAGAACTAATATACTTGTCAATGagcttaatttgtttttgtttgctttacACTACGGACGGCTCTGACCGTACGAACAAAATTATTAAGGAAAATCATAATTAAGAGGTTGACATTGCATTTTAGATATTGGtgtaaattatttgttatatatactttattcAAAATTCTCTATGTATGTACATGTTAACGATCCTTTACTGGAAAACTTAAACATCTTCCATGCcatgtttaaatttgttttcacgtttttttattttgagctAAACTGATATTTCTTTGTGTattctgaaatatttttggattttggtatTGGTTAAGGTTATAATTTTCCAGCTGAAAAGGATGAATTCTCTAAAAGTTTTCAAAGATAGGGTATCatttcaaaatacattttttaaaaaggtttgcTTCTCCTAATTTCATATTATCTTTTTGACGTCACCACTCACCACTATTGAAAAAgcatttcttaattttctttaacaaatgGAGTTAGTAGAATATTATTATCTGCACGTTTTCCCTATCTAATAACAGGGGTAATTTCGTAAATCCCCCTTCAACAACTAATTAATGTGCCGGAATCGCAACTTCTTAAACTTCTACCAATAACAATACGCCACGTCATCATTCTTCCCTGTCATCGATTACCTCAGACGGTGTCGGAGACGTTTCATTCTCCGGCCTTTAGTGGCATTTTCTCgtaaataaattcataatctGTGGGCGAACCTTTGGCGTCGTGTTTATAATAAAGTCCACCGCGAAATCTCTATTATTcgccacaacaacaacaacaacaacaacccaaAACCCAATTTTGTTACCTCTTCTTTCCTCAATCCTaaagtcaaaacaaacaaaaagcttccattttttttctttgattatctTCAATCGGAATTTCAGgtaacgaaaaaaaaaatccgatctttaatcatcaaatcacCTAACTGGGTCAACTATTTGATCAAATCGATAACTGAtggattgatttggttttgcttatcgtaacttttgattttcagGTGTGAGAGATGGGTTCTGAAGGACCAAAAGCAATAACGATTCATGTGACTGGTTTCAAGAAATTTCTTGGGGTTTCAGAGAATCCTACTGAGAAGATAGCTAATGGTTTGAAATCGTATGTGGAGAAACGAGGTTTGCCTTCTGGATTGTGTCTTGGTAGCTGTAGTGTTCTTGACACTGCTGGGGAAGGTGCAAAATCTAAGCTTTATGAGGTTTTGGAGTCTAGTGTTGTCTCTGGAGATAAGAACAACAATGGAACTGTTGTCTGGGTAAGCCTCTTACTTATTTCTTGATCATCATTGTTATAATCTGTCTCAGTCTTAACTGGTTATAGACTTTAGAGTTATAGCTTAAGTTTAAGTCTAACTTGGATTTACAGTTTCCTCTTTTTTAGTTTGGGTAttgtattttcatatatatatatatatatatatatatatatatatatatatatatatagagtcgAAGCTCTTGTTGGTGATCATCATTCAAAAAGTTAAGAGAGCTTTTAGTGCAATCGGTTTCAGCGAGAAAGAGAGTTATCTCTTTGGGAGCTTCGCTTGATTAAatggtttggattttgaattgTGTTTGACTTGCAACCAATAGTCTATAAGAGATGACATCAACAGTAACTGCACGAACAGAGGGACGTTCTGATGCGTTAGAGACGAACCAAGAAGATACTAAAAACACATCTGCTACACTCCTTGAGTTACCACTTTTAGATTTGAGAAGCTTTGATATGCCAAACATAATGGAATTCAAAGGAACAGTGGATGGACATGAAGTCGTTATTATAGTGGATAGTGGAGCAAGTAAGAACTTCGTAGCTTCTTGGCTGAGTGATAAGCTTGACAGACCTATTGAACCAACACCCCGTTTTCGTGCTCTTTTAGCTGATGGACGTATTGAATCTTTCCAAGGGAAGTACTCCAATTTGCCTATCACAATTGGATCAGAAACTCTCTATGTTGATTGTTTCTTATTTACATTGGGAGGAGGCGACATCATCTTTGGTGGTCAATGGTTGGCTTCCCTCGAGATGTGATTGCAAACTGGAAAACCATGTTTTTAAGCTTCACTCGAGATGGCCGCAATATACGATTGAATGGTGACCCTTCGTTAGCTTGCTCAGAAATCTCAGCTCGTGGACCTGAAAAGTTGCATGAAGATCATTGTGCTTGGTTATGGACGGTGTGAGACAAATTATAGACTTAGAACGTTGATAGAGTGTGATTCAGctgtgtttctttttccatctTCAGTAATGAGTcggtatttgtttttgttttggagttgTGTTTATATACTAAAGAGAAAAGACTAGACTAAGggttgatttggttttttcttttgggttacATTTAGCAGTTAAGGTCTTAGGAAGTTTAGGTTTTGTAAGAACTTTTTacttagaaataaaaatacttgttttcttcttgtgatTTGAGTGTTCTTGTGATGGTTTAAAGATCTAAAAATACGAAAGTTTCTCTTGATTCTGGTGCTTGTTTAGCTTCATCTCGGGGTGAATAGCGGAGCGACAAAATTCGCCATTGAAAGACAGGCAGTGAACGAAGCTCATTTCCGTTGTCCTGATGAATTGGGCTGGCAACCGCAGGTAAACCACTAGTAATTTGCTTATGAATTCACTCCATTATGATCCGCTATGCAATCCGAGAAATAAGCTAACTGCGCCTTTCTTTAACGTTTTCTTTACACAGCGGCTTCCCATAGTTGTTGAAGATGGAGGCATTTCAAAGGCAAAAGAGGtaacatacatataatatacatgCTTCACCACAAAACCTGGatttgaatattgtttttttggatgtCTTGAAGACTTCATGCTCGACGGAGTCCATTTTCCAGTTATTAAAGAAGAAAGGCTTTGAGGTTGTTCAATCAGACGATGCTGGACGTTTTGTATGCAACTACGTGTACTATCACTCTCTAAGGTTCGCAGAGCAAAAGGGACACAAGTCTCTGTTCGTTCACGTTCCTCTCTTCTCCAAAATCGATGAAGATACTCAAATGCAGTTCGTGGCTTCACTCTTGGAGGCAATTGCAGCTACTTGCTAGTGTTTATAAGAATCCACTAAAGCCAAATATTGTAAGTATACAATGTATATGATCCATTTGTCTTTCTATGAAGctctttgtgttcttttgttgGAAGGTTTGGGGATATAAAAAGACGATTGCTTTTGGTTCTCAAAGATCCTTTGTGATTGTCTCTGACTCTCTGTAATAAAAGAAGTCTCTCTCTATTCATAATGTTAAAAAGGTTGGATTTTTATGGTATGTTTCTcctaatttggttttggtttgaccaaaaaaatatcaattttggtTAAACTTTGATACGTTTCAGTTCATTTTGGTAATTTCGATTTAGTTTAGCATAAATTTcgataattttgttgaaatattGGTAATTTCGGTTTAATCTTTGTAATTGCAGATTAATTTAGCGTATATCTTTTTGTAATTTCGGTTCGGTTACTGAATTTCGTTGCTTCCTATTGCCGATCAGTTTTTCGGTTTAGTTCGGCCAATTCTGTTCGGTCTGGATGCCAAGGCTTTGTATAAACCGGTTTCTTGTGAAGACACTGTATCAGTGATACTTGTTGGGCAAGGAGCAGAAAAAGCATtcaatttttgtcttttaagcTTTGATTCAAATGCGAACTAGGGCTTTGAGAGAGATTACTTTCTTTATACTTTTGTATTGTAAGCTTGATTCAAAGTGTGAGAGACATGCGAGGGGCTCAAGCTTTATACTTTCTTCGTAGAACAACGACTTTAGCTCAACATTTGTGTTCTCTTACACCGTTTATTGCGACGCCTCGTATGGATTTTAGTTCGTTTCTTGAAGAGAACCCTAGCGACCTTGTTTATACCCATAACCGTAGAATTGATGAATTGATTAAATCCGGGAACTTGTTATCTGCACATGAAGcgttcgatgaaatgtctgtACGAGATGTTGTTACTTATAATCTTCTTATTTCTGGGAATAGTAGATATGGGTGTTCTTTAAGAGCTATAGAACTCTACGCGGAGATGGTCTCTTGTGGTCTTAGAGAAAGTGCTTCCACGTTTCCTTCGGTTCTGAGTGTATGTAGTGATGAATTGTTCTGTAGAGAAGGGATTCAAGTTCATTGTAGGGTAATTTCTCTTGGGTTTGGATGTAATATGTTTGTTAGGTCTGCACTTGTGGGTCTTTATGCGTGTTTGAGGCTTGTTGATGTTGCTTTGAagttgtttgatgaaatgcttGACAGAAATTTAGCTGTTTGCAATTTGCTGTTGCGATGTTTTTGCCAGACTGGAGAGTCCAAGCGATTGTTTGAAGTGTACCTTAGGATGGAACTTGAAGGTGTAGCAAAAAATGGGTTAACGTATTGTTATATGATCCGTGGTTGCTCTCATGATCGGTTGGTATATGAAGGGAAGCAATTGCATTCCTTAGTGGTTAAATCTGGATGGAACatttctaatatatttgtgGCTAATGTGCTTGTGGACTATTACTCTGCTTGTGGTGATTTATCCGGTTCTATGAGATCATTCAATGCTGTCCCAGAAAAGGATGTAATATCGTGGAACTCGATTGTTTCTGTGTGTGCAGATTACGGATCTGTGCTTGATTCTCTCGATTTGTTTAGCAAGATGCAGTTCTGGGGGAAGAGACCTTCTATACGGCCATTCATGTCATTTCTGAATTTCTGTAGCAGAAACAGTGATATTCAGTCCGGGAAGCAGATCCATTGCTATGTTCTCAAAATGGGTTTCGATGTTTCAAGTCTTCATGTACAGTCTGCTCTCATTGACATGTATGGGAAATGCAATGGGATTGAGAATTCTGCCTGCTTTACCAGAGTTTGCCTTGCCTGAATCTGGAGTGTTGTAACTCGCTGATGACTTCTCTGATGCACTGTGGGATCACGAAAGATATCATCGAGatgtttggtttgatgattgatgaagGAACTGGAATCGACGAAGTTACTCTTTCTACTGTCCTCAAGGCTTTATCACTCTCTTTACCAGAAAGTTTACATAGCTGCACGCTTGTACATTGCTGTGCCATCAAATCTGGTTATGCAGCTGATGTTGCAGTCTCGTGCTCTCTTATTGATGCG
This sequence is a window from Arabidopsis thaliana chromosome 1 sequence. Protein-coding genes within it:
- the INO gene encoding Plant-specific transcription factor YABBY family protein; the encoded protein is MNINKTYLSVYIYTHTHTHISPIIHRTHTLSMTKLPNMTTTLNHLFDLPGQICHVQCGFCTTILLVSVPFTSLSMVVTVRCGHCTSLLSVNLMKASFIPLHLLASLSHLDETGKEEVAATDGVEEEAWKVNQEKENSPTTLVSSSDNEDEDVSRVYQVVNKPPEKRQRAPSAYNCFIKEEIRRLKAQNPSMAHKEAFSLAAKNWAHFPPAHNKRAASDQCFCEEDNNAILPCNVFEDHEESNNGFRERKAQRHSIWGKSPFE
- the INO gene encoding Plant-specific transcription factor YABBY family protein (INNER NO OUTER (INO); CONTAINS InterPro DOMAIN/s: High mobility group, superfamily (InterPro:IPR009071), YABBY protein (InterPro:IPR006780); BEST Arabidopsis thaliana protein match is: plant-specific transcription factor YABBY family protein (TAIR:AT2G26580.2); Has 465 Blast hits to 458 proteins in 128 species: Archae - 0; Bacteria - 0; Metazoa - 0; Fungi - 4; Plants - 444; Viruses - 0; Other Eukaryotes - 17 (source: NCBI BLink).): MTKLPNMTTTLNHLFDLPGQICHVQCGFCTTILLVSVPFTSLSMVVTVRCGHCTSLLSVNLMKASFIPLHLLASLSHLDETGKEEVAATDGVEEEAWKVNQEKENSPTTLVSSSDNEDEDVSRVYQVVNKPPEKRQRAPSAYNCFIKEEIRRLKAQNPSMAHKEAFSLAAKNWAHFPPAHNKRAASDQCFCEEDNNAILPCNVFEDHEESNNGFRERKAQRHSIWGKSPFE
- a CDS encoding Peptidase C15, pyroglutamyl peptidase I-like protein (Peptidase C15, pyroglutamyl peptidase I-like; CONTAINS InterPro DOMAIN/s: Peptidase C15, pyroglutamyl peptidase I-like (InterPro:IPR016125); BEST Arabidopsis thaliana protein match is: Peptidase C15, pyroglutamyl peptidase I-like (TAIR:AT1G56700.2); Has 35333 Blast hits to 34131 proteins in 2444 species: Archae - 798; Bacteria - 22429; Metazoa - 974; Fungi - 991; Plants - 531; Viruses - 0; Other Eukaryotes - 9610 (source: NCBI BLink).), coding for MGSEGPKAITIHVTGFKKFLGVSENPTEKIANGLKSYVEKRGLPSGLCLGSCSVLDTAGEGAKSKLYEVLESSVVSGDKNNNGTVVWVSLLLIS
- a CDS encoding Peptidase C15, pyroglutamyl peptidase I-like protein (Peptidase C15, pyroglutamyl peptidase I-like; FUNCTIONS IN: peptidase activity; INVOLVED IN: proteolysis; LOCATED IN: cellular_component unknown; EXPRESSED IN: 22 plant structures; EXPRESSED DURING: 13 growth stages; CONTAINS InterPro DOMAIN/s: Peptidase C15, pyroglutamyl peptidase I (InterPro:IPR000816), Peptidase C15, pyroglutamyl peptidase I-like (InterPro:IPR016125); BEST Arabidopsis thaliana protein match is: Peptidase C15, pyroglutamyl peptidase I-like (TAIR:AT1G56700.2); Has 1716 Blast hits to 1713 proteins in 745 species: Archae - 108; Bacteria - 1355; Metazoa - 46; Fungi - 19; Plants - 100; Viruses - 0; Other Eukaryotes - 88 (source: NCBI BLink).); translation: MGSEGPKAITIHVTGFKKFLGVSENPTEKIANGLKSYVEKRGLPSGLCLGSCSVLDTAGEGAKSKLYEVLESSVVSGDKNNNGTVVWLHLGVNSGATKFAIERQAVNEAHFRCPDELGWQPQRLPIVVEDGGISKAKETSCSTESIFQLLKKKGFEVVQSDDAGRFVCNYVYYHSLRFAEQKGHKSLFVHVPLFSKIDEDTQMQFVASLLEAIAATC
- a CDS encoding PPR superfamily protein (Tetratricopeptide repeat (TPR)-like superfamily protein; LOCATED IN: mitochondrion; EXPRESSED IN: root, pedicel; EXPRESSED DURING: 4 anthesis; CONTAINS InterPro DOMAIN/s: Pentatricopeptide repeat (InterPro:IPR002885); BEST Arabidopsis thaliana protein match is: pentatricopeptide (PPR) repeat-containing protein (TAIR:AT1G74600.1); Has 39682 Blast hits to 12642 proteins in 175 species: Archae - 0; Bacteria - 2; Metazoa - 59; Fungi - 8; Plants - 39279; Viruses - 0; Other Eukaryotes - 334 (source: NCBI BLink).); this encodes MRGAQALYFLRRTTTLAQHLCSLTPFIATPRMDFSSFLEENPSDLVYTHNRRIDELIKSGNLLSAHEAFDEMSVRDVVTYNLLISGNSRYGCSLRAIELYAEMVSCGLRESASTFPSVLSVCSDELFCREGIQVHCRVISLGFGCNMFVRSALVGLYACLRLVDVALKLFDEMLDRNLAVCNLLLRCFCQTGESKRLFEVYLRMELEGVAKNGLTYCYMIRGCSHDRLVYEGKQLHSLVVKSGWNISNIFVANVLVDYYSACGDLSGSMRSFNAVPEKDVISWNSIVSVCADYGSVLDSLDLFSKMQFWGKRPSIRPFMSFLNFCSRNSDIQSGKQIHCYVLKMGFDVSSLHVQSALIDMYGKCNGIENSACFTRVCLA